From the genome of Nicotiana sylvestris chromosome 2, ASM39365v2, whole genome shotgun sequence, one region includes:
- the LOC138884126 gene encoding uncharacterized protein, translating to MAIGDDVNVTTADSSDGTTATVNIPTIDHNHPLFLQPTDTPSSTLISLQLTGSDNYALWSRSMRIVNGVVLAWIMNVVRPGLLSSVMYAFDAHKVWEDLKERFDKVNGSRVLYLHREIHTLTQGTMTISDYFLKLRDLWDKFDALMPNPVCPCPKSKKFAQHFEQHRLLQFLMSLNESYSQFRSQIMMMSPIPSINKAYPLLVDQES from the exons ATGGCGATTGGAGATGATGTGAATGTCACAACCGCTGATTCAAGTGATGGCACAACTGCTACTGTCAATATTCCCACAATTGATCACAATCATCCTCTCTTTCTTCAACCAACGGATACTCCAAGTAGTACTCTGATTTCTCTTCAATTAACCGGATCAGATAACTATGCTTTGTGGAGTAGATCTATGAGGATTG TCAATGGTGTAGTTCTCGCATGGATTATGAATGTAGTTAGACCAGGCCTATTAAGTAGTGTAATGTATGCATTTGATGCTCACAAAGTGTGGGAGGATCTAAAAGAAAGATTTGATAAAGTGAATGGTTCGAGAGTTCTCTATCTCCATAGAGAAATTCATACATTGACTCAAGGAACCATGACCATATCTGACTATTTTTTGAAACTGAGGGATCTTTGGGACAAGTTTGATGCTCTCATGCCCAACCCTGTTTGTCCATGTCCAAAATCGAAAAAGTTTGCTCAGCACTTTGAACAACACAGGCTTCTGCAATTTCTTATGAGCCTAAATGAGTCATACTCACAATTCAGAAGTCAAATTATGATGATGTCCCCAATTCCTAGTATCAACAAGGCCTACCCTCTACTAGTGGATCAGGAAAGTTAA